The genome window TGGCAGGGGAAATGGAAAGGGCTGTTTTTGGAAACATTTGCATTTTGAGAAGTGTAAAGAAAGAATATGTTTGTTGTTGAACTGTTTTGAATTGTAAATGTGCTTGCAATCTCGAGAACAGGAAAAACAACATCTTAATGTTTTCTAAATATGACTCATTttcaagaaatgtttttaaacacAGTTATTGAAAATGGGTTACTGAACAAGCTTTTTCTGTATCATCATTTTCTCTCTATTATTGGaagttaaaaacaattctcatttCCAACagcaaacaataaaaaaattttagtgCACCTAAATCTAAATGTTGTCTGGACCAAGAGATAAGTTGTCTTCAAATTCATCAATATAACATATTCTCTGGAATATTAGAAACAAATActtatagtaaaaataaaagaaaaacaagacgCCCAAAAAATTACCTGGAGACCAGAAGTGCAGTTAAGGAGCATGCATATGACCATGACCCTCCAAGGATCATGGTAATGATCTTCTTGAAGGAGATGGAAATGGGAGGGTGGAGGCTTCCAATTATTATCAGGACTTTTTCTTCTGTAAGCCACATTTAGCTTATTAAAAAACATAGCTCGAACCGGTTTCTTAGCATCTTCTTCATTTATGGGGAAGTATGGGGATACTACTCTAATCGGTGGTGCCCGACTCTTCTTTTTTGGcaatttcattttctcatcttCCATAGTAACATTCTGAGCATTTGTTTTCCtctttccttcttctttgaAGCTTTCTTCATTCTCATGCCCTTTCTTTGTATCTTCCTCTGAATTCCCCTCCTCCTCTTCCTTTACTGCCCTTTGACAATAGGGAGAGACTTTCTTTTGGGAATTGGAATTGGAGCTGGAAATGGGTTGCTGTACTTCCATCTTCTGATCCTCCACCCTGACATTTTGAacgtttattttctttttttgttctttaaagcTTTCAACGGTatcatttccctttttcttccttttctttgtcTTCCTCCTCTCAATCTTATTAGGAAAATTGCAGTGCTCCTCTGGATTTCTTTCTTGTTGCTTCACTGCCTTTTGGAAATAGGGAGAGACTAACCGTTGGGAGTTGGAATCTGAACTGGAGTTGGCAACGGAATCTGATACCgcccttttcttcttctcaaaATAAGGGGAAACCACAGTTGGTTTGCTGTCCACCTGGGCCTCTAAATTCATCTCCTCTTCTTCCTTTACTGCCTTTTGACAAAAGGGAGAGACTTTCCTTTCGGAACTAGAATTGGAATTGAAAACGGGCAGCTCAACTCCCATCTTTTGATCATCCATTTTAACATTTTGAacgtttattttcctttcttcttttaagctttcaaatgtatcattccctttcctcttccttttcttcttcttcttcttcttgttatCAGTCTCATTAGGGAAATTGCAGTGCTCCTCTGAATACCTTTCTTCTTGCTTCACCGCCTTCTGGAAATATGGAGAGATTAACCGTTGAGAATTGGAATCTGAACCGGAGCAGGCAATGGAATCGAATACCATCCTTCTCTTCTTCTGAAAATAAGGGGAAATCCCCCTTGATTCGCTCTCCAACGGCGCCTCTGAATCCCTGTCCTCTCCTTCCTTGACTGCCTTCTGAAAATAGGGAGAGATAATCCTATTGGAATTGCAttctagggttttctttttctggAAATAAGGCGAAATTCCCCTGGAATTCTGACTCTGCAAATCAATCATAGGGAGATTGGACCGTGCGTTTGCTTTCTTTACAGGATGGATGGACGACAAAAACACAGCACCACCGCTCTGAGAATCattccctttcttcttcttcaacccATCATTCCTGAAAGCGAATTCCAAGAATAAATCCGAATGCCgttctttttcttccattacAGCTGCTTCTACTCAAAATAAGGTGAAATCACCCTGGATTCACTCTCCTAATTACCTTGCCATCAACCTAGAAGACGAAGTGTTCGTGAAAAGGTTTAAATACCCTACCCCACCTATCAACTGCTTTCTCCAAACCCCGCCTTCACTGCATTCCCACTTCCCCCCCTCTTCCCTTTGCTCTTTTACTTTGCCTCCGCATATGAATTTTAACCCTTATTTTTGGATgatgaatatatatacacaattAAATCctgcttttaattttttattatatattttaatttatttacaggTGGGACTGTGGAGTGATTAAAAGtcatttaaaagtattttttttttaaaagaaaatttattataacagaaataaaaaagaaaaaaaagtagagAGGAAGAGTTATGAAAAACTACGAGGTTTGTTTTTCATTGATCCAACTCTCTTATTTACAAGAGTtggaaaaattagaattaaaaataatatttaattttttatcgaGAATAGCAAAAGTCTTTATGGATAATTATGAGGTCATTAAGTCATTCACAACTATTCGAACATATTTATAACACTTTCTCTTGAATGACTATTactattgaagaaaaattaggtAGACATTGTTGTTAGAACTACCAAGTCAAAAACCTTATTAATAAAACCAATGAAACAAAACCTagacgaaggaaaaaaaagtatagTATGCTCCCCTCATGATAACATGATTATGTTGTTTTTAATGGTTCAATGTTAAGATCTTTGAGTTGGTGCATTCTGATTTGATATATAAACTTTTTGAATGTTGCAGTACAACAAACTTTTGTGAATAAGCTTGCTCAATTATCACTTGATCTTATTTGTTGATCACCGATTTCACCACTCTTCTAAGGCTTGTGTGTATCGAAGAACTTTGGTAAAATATGCTTGGTTCAATTGCctttaatatattctttttttgaTTTGTGCAATACACACAACATTGTCTTACATAATACTGTTAGAGCCTCTGATAAAGGATAATTCACAAGACTTTCGAATAGACTTTATCATAGATTTTAACTATACACATTCACCATTagcttcatgaattgccagtagttttgaattatttgagGAAATGACTACTATTGTTTCCTTAACTAATTTTCATGATATTGCAACACTCCTAAAAGTAAATACATAATATAAGCTCATGTCACTTGTTCCATGGAAGTGTCACACTATATGTTTAATCTCATTCCAATGTCTTCTAGTTTAGGCGGAACTGTACCTTGTTAATAAATTGATAGAGAATATTATGTTTGGTCTAGTACCATTTGCAAGATATCAGTACACCAATTGTACTGAGATATGGTACTTTTAAACCaagtaatttttcattaaagtcTTTAGGACAAAGCGTGTAtttgttcacttcaagtgaaaaaaataaccATGGGAGAATTGAGTGGATGCAATTTGCCAATATAAGAGTGCTTTGATACATTCTCTATATATGTCAACTAATGGACTAACATGCCACTTGAATGATGCTTTATCTGTATGCCTagacaatattttattttttcccagaTCTTCCATTTTAAAttctttctttaaataattagatGTTTTTGTGTACTCTTCAGGAGTTCCTATAAGATtcaaatcatccacatatactgCAATTATTCTAAGCCCAGTTTTTGATTCCTTAATGAAAATACATGGACACATAAGGTTCTTCACATACCTTTCTTTTAGAAGGTTTTCAttaaggcgattgtaccacataCATTTGAATTATTTCAATCCATATAAGGATTGTTGTAGCTTGATTGAGTATATTTTGTgaggttttaaataattttcttcaaccattttaaattctttgagcattttacacatttgagattttaatttatttccttcagATATTCAAAAACCTTTAgaaattttcatgtatatatcattatacATGGATCCATGTAAATAAGTTGTAGCTACATTTAGATGATGTGTATCAAGTCCTTCTAGGACTACTACATAAATGAGTTATAATGAGAGCTAATAGATGGTTTCTTTTAGAAACTTCATGCTAAAAGTAATATTTAATGTCTCATGATCTCATTTTTCATAGCACCTTAAtgaaaatattcattttgtCTAACAGGATTTAGACTTTAGGTTCTCTTATTTTTATGTCTTTAGGTATTGGACTTCATGTTTTAatatttctcattttgttaacGAGTTTAGATTTGTTTGAAttacttttttccattttgactAATAGTTTTgtactttcttttttcttttttcaattaggatcttcatcatttttaatgGTATTAAGTTACTTTGGAAAGAAGACATTATTTTGATGCCATTTTATATGATTAACAGAGATCTTTCTATTTATAGGTACCTATGCCTCTTTAGGGGCTATTGCCTTTTTAAGAACCATTTATTTTTCGAGGAATGTTATATaacttgtttgttttttgagggCTATTTATATATGCTTCTTCAAgggctatttatttataattttggaTTGATTAGTCATTTTATTGCATTTCTTATGATTATACCCTCTTTAATAAGACTAATTGTAGTATTTTCAAGAGTAACTAATATTTCAATGTGTTTTTCTTTATGTCGGTCTCTTTTAGAGGATTACGAATTTTTGAATGATCTATCATAACTCATGACTTTGAACATACTAATCTATCATGCTTTAGATTGTCTTCAATTCATTTGCCCCTATGGTGGCTGATTGTCTTACTAAGACATCAATCTATCATACTTTAGTGagttttatgtttatttaacaGTAGTATTAGTTAATTATTATTCACGGACATTAACTCATATTTAAAATTCCGTACCATTCTTTTAGAATTAGTTTGTCTCCTCCTAATGGTAGAAAAATTGTTtcattaaattagaaatttgcaTAACTTGTAATAATACCCTTCATCAAATATACTAGTCACTAGATGAAGAAACTTCCGGAAAGCCCCCTCATCAATGAAAAATTTCTTGATGAAGTTCTTTTGAAAGTGGACACCAATCCATGGTATTCTCATATTGCAAATTATCTAGTCACAGGAAAACTACCTAAGGAATGGACTACTCAAGAGAGAACATTTTTATTGTTCAAGGTGCATGCATACTATTGGGAGGAACCATTTTTTTACAAGTATTGTGTTGATCAaattattaggaagtgtgtaCTGAAAGAAGAACAACAAGGAATTCTTATGCAATGCCATGCTTATGCTTGTGGAGGCCATTTCTCTACTCAAAAGATAGCTTTGAAGGTTCTTCAATCAAGTTTTTATTGGCCAATTGTATTTAAAGAAGCACATGAAGTTTGCAAGTTTTGTGATTAGTGTCAAAGACTTGGGAAATTGACAAAGCGACACATGATGTCACTTAACCCCATATTGGTAGTGGaattatttgatgtatgggagATTGATTTCATGGGATCGTTTCCACTCACTTTTGGACACTCCTATATCTTGGTAGGAGTTGACTATGTATCAAAGTGGGTGGAAGCAATAGCTTGTAAGCAtaatgatcacaaagtggttgtaaaatttcttaaggaaaatattttcacaAGGTTTGGGGTGCCAAAGGCCATTattagtgatggaggtactcatttttgcaacaagatATTCAACAACCTTCTTGCTAGATATGGAGTGAAACACAAGGTAGCCACACTTTACCATCCACAAACAAGTAGACAAATGGAGTTAGCTAACTGTGAAATCAAGAATATcctgatgaaagtggtgaatgcaAATTGCAAGGATTGGGCATTAAGACTTCATGATGCACTTTGGGCTTACCAAACAACCTTCAAAACAATTCTTGGAATGTCACCATATAGGTTAGTTTTTGGTAAGGCATGTCATCTACTGGTGGAAATGGAGTACAAAGCATGGTGGGCtataaagaaattgaattttgatcaTGTAAAAAGCTGGGTTAAAGAGGTTCCTAGACTTGAATGAGttagagaaaatgagaaatgaagcCTACATGAATTCAAAAATTTCTAAGGACAAACTCAAAAGATGGCATGATCAAATTGTCCTTAGGAAAGAGTTTCAAGAGGGACAAAAGGTGCTcttatatgattcaaaattgcACATCTTTTCGGGAAAGCTCAAATCTCGATGGAATGGTCCATATTTGGTTCATAAGGCGTATTTGAATGGATTTGTTGAAATTGCTAATCCAAAGAGTGGATGTATCTTCAAGGTTAATGGACATCGGCTTAAACCATATATGGAACCCATGATTCAAGAGAAGGAGGAGCTATACCTCCTTGAACCTTCCATAAGTTGAGCATTCAAGGTTTGGTGGGTTTAGTCTTCTAAAAGACTAACTAGCCCATTGATTTtgcaattctttttctttgattttttttgttttgcttttatgttgtttgatttttttgtctttatgaATGATCCCTTTTTAACCATATCAATTGTGTTTTGAAGGAATTTctggatggatggaatgcatgAAGCAAGGAAAAAGGAGTTTTAATGGTCTATCACTATTTTGCATGTTCATGCAAAAACATGGGAATTCATGCCAAAAACAGGGGAGTTTTCATAActttgaaaatgtgaaaaatgagtCCCTGTCCCAattcgcatgatcatgcgaaatttttgcatgaTTGAGCGAAACTGATAAGGATAGCTGCAGAAATTTTATGCCTTTGGACCATTTTGCATTATCATGCGAACATTTCACATGACTATGCGAAAGCCATCTTAAGGATTGCAATAAAATGAGCCATTTGGACCACTTCGCACACATATGTGAAAATTTCGTATGTCTGTgccaaataacaaaaaaaataaaaaataaaaatatgcagCAAATATAAGCCTTTGTTTCATTTTGCACCATTAAGTGAAAACAAGCCCTCATGCCAAAACTCTTCGTCTTCATCGGacatgagaaaatgaaaaggtAGAAGACCATCagtcatttttccttttcatccACACTTTCTCATATCTCTTCCCTGCCCTTAAGCATGATCAAACATCGAGAActctcattattttcatttttgatttTCGAAGATTTACTTGAGCACTCTCAACATTTCAGGCATTTCAAGTATTTGGATTTCATTTATCTCTCTTTGAAATTGTAAGATGAATCTGgattgaaaagtttgaattgcTTTGGGAGGTTGTTGCGATTTTTTGCGAATTTCAGACAAATTGACATCATCTATTCCAGTTATCATTCAATTCATCAAATTGTTCATTGTAATTTTTGGTTATTTCTTGTTATAGATGGGAAATGAAAAACGAAAATCAATGGAAATTGAGGAAGAGTTCATGGTGATTAATGATGGAAATGGCGATGATGTTGGTCTCAAATTCCCTCCgggattctccctttttgaGCTTCTCATTTCTAGATATCTAAACCAGAGGGATGTCATAAGATCTTCACTTGATAAAGGCAAATCAAAGATGGTTGTTCTTGAAAAATTACCAGTGAAAAGAACACGAAGCATCAGTGTTCAaaatccttcatttttttcGACATACCTTGCTACTCCTTCAGTTCAACATGTTGTAGTTTAGTCAACTATTGATGAAACCCCTGCTCCTACTTCGGTTACAAAATCTGCACCTCCACCGAGCTGACCAAGTCAATTACAATTCACGAAAGCCCCGAAGAAAAAACTAGCCATTGGTACAAGAGAAGACTACTCAGGTAGAAAATTTCATGAAGAATGCTACTACGATTTCAAGACATTTGATGCATCTCCTCTTACTAAATTCTCCATGGAGCTATGTTGTCAATATTTTTGGAGCCATTCATGGTACCTAAACCATTCTTTTATCCTCTCATAATTCCGGAATTTTACTAAACCATGACGAGCAGAGAagtctaccattcttcagtgaTTTATTTCGAAATTGATGGGAGATAGGTATGCTGAATACTAAAATGGTAGTAAGAGCATTGGATATTCGTCTTACACCTCAAAATCCAGTTGGGTTTCAACCTATTACTCAAACCAAAGCCACTGAAATGGTTCGAATTATCTCTCAAAACCAATCCACCAATACACATGCagtgttgaaaagagaaatAGATTCCAAATTATGGTTTTTAGATCATGTCCTACGCTCCAATGTTTATCCTTGCCAACACGCGATGCAAAACTGAGAACTTATACTTATGGCATTATTCAGAATTGTTATTGAGCAATGGTGGACACTTGCTAAATTAATCATTATTGCCCTATTCTGTTTTGAAGACAAGGTGCATTTGAAGAAATTGCAAAAAGCCAAGAAATATCCATTATTCTTCCCACGTATTTTGGGCACCATCTTGGAGTACTATGGCTTCCCTACTGAacctagaaaagaaaagaaacatcaTTGTAGGGAAGTCTACATTGTTTCCATATGGCAAGGAAGTGTGACCAAAACCTAGTCTACACTCACATAATGATGTTCACTATGGACTACTGATAATGAACATCATTATGTGCCTTCTCCAAATTTGATTCTTGAAGATTTTGGTGATGGAGAAGATACACCCCAAGACCACTAGTTGCCCCCACACCAGAAGTTGCTTTTACCTTTCCAAATCTTGATGCAGTTGCACATATTTTGGCCAGACTTTCCTCTACACCAAACATAGGTCCTTCATTTTCTGATGGCTATGTACATATCTCAGTTGAGGCTTTCAACCAACTCTTAGCTCGTTTGGACACGATTCAAGAAAATCAAGCAAACATCTAGTTCACTCAGCAGCAACTTGTCCAAAGAGTTGATGAACTTACTATGACTTTCCAACAATGGAAATTTTCTTCCGAGAAGCCAACTAGGGTTCATGATGCTACTCATCCATGCATCCCAACTACACAAGAGACTAATTCTTCAGAGAGGGAGTCCACAGTGCCTACCACTATTGTGACACCTTCAGAGATCATCCTTCCCCTCCATCTCATGATTGAGGATAGGGAGTGCCTTATACTTTTCTCCTTGACTGTCCCTTTATCATTACATATACTTCTTAACTtcctttgtgtttttttttttgttatgatgatagttttccttttttgattCTTCATTTCCTACCACACTTATacttttatattgttttgttaGGTTATAGGAGCTAAAAAATAATGCTTTGTAGGTACCTTTCTCTtcatttctttgcattttctcggttaacattgagggcaatgtttaGCTTCATTGGGGGGAGgataggaaagaaagaaaaagaggtttcttattgattttgaattgttagattttttttttttttgtattagcgagattatttttaaacttaattggTAATTTTTTGAGAGGAACATAACACTTATGTTTATGAGTGAGCATACCTAGCTTGAAACAAGTTGATTTGGAATATCAACTCATTTGCTTGATCTTAGAAAACTTGTTATGTTGATGGGATTTGATTTGACTTTGAAGTTTTCATTTTCCTAAGGATCTTTTCTAATTAAGTCTTGACACACACTGTGCACTCTAAACCCCTGATATAAGATGAAAGACTAGTCTAACCCTAAGACTTAGACCCAATGTCTTAGTAACTTGAATCACTTTTAAATTGAGTTGAGACACCTTAAAAAGAGGCCAATGATTccaccttaaaaaaataaaaataaaaaaataaaacaaaaaaaaattgatgaataaaaaggttgagttaTGCCCCCCTTGAAACCTAAGCGAGGTTCGAGGGGTATATGGCCCAAAggtctttaaaacctggtgtcCTAAGCCATTATGGTTAAGAGACATTGACCTCAATGCTTGCTACATGGGTGAATGGGTGGAGTATGAGCTCAATTGTAGGTGCTAATGTATTAGATCCTAAATTGGGGAGTCCGGGGTGAAGTaagaggagttagtggttgaattaGTCCTATAAACTTGGTGCCCTATACCttatggttgggagtcatcgatgaaTCCTTGCTACATGGACTGTATACATGGAAATACCTTTGGCATTGCATTCCTACAATTAaacctttaatatatatatatatatatatatatatatatatatatatatatatatatttatttatttatttatttatataaaggAATAAAGATAGGTACGTTCTTGACCTACGAGAGAGTGTTTTTGTTGCTTAAGATAAATTGGACATGGTTGGGGGGAAGATTAGTTTTGAATAGTATATCAAGGGGCTAGTTCAAtttcactcaagaattgtttggAAATATCATGTTAGGGGTTGAAAATGGATGTCTTTCAtactttgatttgcatgatATCTTTTCTATTGGAGATAGTAAATGAGTTTGAGATTTTGATGACACCTATGGATGGTGAGGTGTGTTTCATTATTGACCATTTGTGCTATGagattttcaaaaacatttttcaaatgagTTTAAGAATTTcgttttgagtattttttttctctttctttttgagtatttttttctctttctttttgttataccattgctaagggactagcaatgtgttggTTGGGGGGAATAATTACTACTTAAAAACaacacattttaaataataattctcatgaattccatactttttgagtagtaattatgcctaatatgCCCAAGTAATACATTGTTGCCCTTGTAAGAGATACAGATGGTTTTTGTGAAGTTTTGGAGATATTTCAtggtgatttttgaagcattgagtgaaaaaatagaaatggaatTGAGGAAAGCAAATAATGTGGATGATGAGGAAGAATCAATACACTTGGACCAAGATTTGGAGGTGGTTGAGGTGGATTCAagagaaggaaatggaagaaatgacaaaaaagagttgaaaaattaaatatttccatTTTGCACGACTATGCGGACTGCTCCAAGAAGGCGTAAATTGCTGttgttgcattttttatttCGTACAATCATGCGAAATTGTTGGATCTCACCCGAAATGGACATTTTATTACTAAACTCCAGATTTCTTAGTGAAGAAGCCTCCggaagacctcttagatgatgccaagtgtccacttgaccttagcttataaatagaaacttgattttctcatgaaaaaactttttaggacatttctaattgtagaattttccagATTTTCTCTCTTAATAGAATTCtcaattttctctcattttctatctttttctcACTGGCCAAACATGCCTTGTGAGActaaatctccaagcatgagtagctaaatctcatttttcttggaggaataaggatctagaggcaaggatctatggtgaattagagaaatgagcttgAATTACACAGGTAATTGGATtcaattgattgatttattaaattttggggatttttctcttcaaattgtcttggatgattactgcAATGCAAACTAGGTacattcattaaattcttaaaactagatttgatgagattgaatagttgcattatgtgaatcattggaagataatttaagatgaattgactatatgatttgaattgatctcttgaattaaatgacctaatttgaagagaaattagatctaaacctaaagctaaataaaaaaaactgatttagatgaaaatttagattttcaatctaacttgatcaAAATTAGATatcaacatctattcaccatggaaattgttttctagaaaatcctaactccaagaatttcattttctattaattttcttctattttacattTCATTTATCTTCTCAATTTGAGACCATTGTTAAATTGAGTTTTCACCctgaattttcaaatcaatttcactttatcacaatcatttcttctcctctcattcaagccttaattaccaagaataatccatcATAGTCGAcgacacctaaaaaccactatactacagtagtttgtactaaaaccactttttgattgggtacaagctactctagaatagtgaattaggttataaattttttttttgatccaataaatgatgaaaaatcaagCGATCAAAAATGATAATTCACTATGCCAAACATATTTCTTGATGGTCTTCTTAACCtctgattcgtccctagcagcggtagtggcaatggcaccatttgattcggggttcgatccccggcaacgacgccatttgattcgtgcccaattggtgtctcagctgatttgtgtccagctggtgctccttgattgagggagtaatcaacaaaatttataacctattacaccatatagtagggtagcaaagacaaagctactatagcatagtggctctaggatcgttcactgggatgagttttcacttcacaaatgatattaattcaaagttgaattggtgccttttcatttcaagattagctttaaaagaaaacataaagatgtttgaatgaaaaaggtttggttttaaactaaccaaaaatagtaactgattttacttacaaagaaaagtgtttcttggagttcagatcactaggctcaggttcctcatacaaaaaggagagttccggtcacttgtttcttttcctcgcattagagaattaacatatagttaattctctaaccggtgttgtacagatgcttcccattaatgggttcaaacactaaatctctctcactgatgcaccttgcaatggctcatacttctcacctagcacttgccattcaaggtgatctttaaccttggattacccgtcaaaagctcgcaagagataactaatggatgtctccgtggagtccaaaagcttaccaagtgttggctattctagaaaatcctaccttcaagtcacctcccagaggctcgcaaggggtaaactagtgcatctccatggacggtgatcacttgccttaccaagtgttggcccaggtgatttaaaggcgttttaagttaactaaaaaaataaaaaccattaacgagtcacactttctcttcattaaaaa of Vitis vinifera cultivar Pinot Noir 40024 chromosome 17, ASM3070453v1 contains these proteins:
- the LOC100244192 gene encoding methyl-CpG-binding domain protein 4-like protein isoform X2; this translates as MEEKERHSDLFLEFAFRNDGLKKKKGNDSQSGGAVFLSSIHPVKKANARSNLPMIDLQSQNSRGISPYFQKKKTLECNSNRIISPYFQKAVKEGEDRDSEAPLESESRGISPYFQKKRRMVFDSIACSGSDSNSQRLISPYFQKAVKQEERYSEEHCNFPNETDNKKKKKKKRKRKGNDTFESLKEERKINVQNVKMDDQKMGVELPVFNSNSSSERKVSPFCQKAVKEEEEMNLEAQVDSKPTVVSPYFEKKKRAVSDSVANSSSDSNSQRLVSPYFQKAVKQQERNPEEHCNFPNKIERRKTKKRKKKGNDTVESFKEQKKKINVQNVRVEDQKMEVQQPISSSNSNSQKKVSPYCQRAVKEEEEGNSEEDTKKGHENEESFKEEGKRKTNAQNVTMEDEKMKLPKKKSRAPPIRVVSPYFPINEEDAKKPVRAMFFNKLNVAYRRKSPDNNWKPPPSHFHLLQEDHYHDPWRVMVICMLLNCTSGLQVNGVARQTLENCYGAQALWTKSLPKGNKDHQVSETYLSIHVNGRDS
- the LOC100244192 gene encoding methyl-CpG-binding domain protein 4-like protein isoform X1 — translated: MEEKERHSDLFLEFAFRNDGLKKKKGNDSQSGGAVFLSSIHPVKKANARSNLPMIDLQSQNSRGISPYFQKKKTLECNSNRIISPYFQKAVKEGEDRDSEAPLESESRGISPYFQKKRRMVFDSIACSGSDSNSQRLISPYFQKAVKQEERYSEEHCNFPNETDNKKKKKKKRKRKGNDTFESLKEERKINVQNVKMDDQKMGVELPVFNSNSSSERKVSPFCQKAVKEEEEMNLEAQVDSKPTVVSPYFEKKKRAVSDSVANSSSDSNSQRLVSPYFQKAVKQQERNPEEHCNFPNKIERRKTKKRKKKGNDTVESFKEQKKKINVQNVRVEDQKMEVQQPISSSNSNSQKKVSPYCQRAVKEEEEGNSEEDTKKGHENEESFKEEGKRKTNAQNVTMEDEKMKLPKKKSRAPPIRVVSPYFPINEEDAKKPVRAMFFNKLNVAYRRKSPDNNWKPPPSHFHLLQEDHYHDPWRVMVICMLLNCTSGLQASRVISDLFTLCPDAKTATDVPTEMIEKVIETLGLQKKRAAMIQRFSREYLDDSWTHVTQLHGIGKYAADAYAIFCSGDWGLVVPNDHMLVKYWKYLYKVITPYGSQKQ